The nucleotide sequence ATTGAGGTCCGTTACTGAGATTATGTTCAGAAGTAGTTTTACCTATTTTAAAAAAAGCCttatttttcaatgaaacatcCTGAATATTaaaatgtgaagaaaaaaagttgcaTGATAGTTTTCAATGTCAGAAGATCATGTATGATGTTTCAGGCTCATGGCAGAACCAAGAGACAGCCTGTCATCTGTGCAGCTGTTCAGTCTACAAATAGCCAAGGAGTACTATTGACTTGTTTCCATGGAAATCCATATGTTTACGTCCATAGCCATCTTTTTCACACATCCGCAGGTAAaccataaaaaaaacaccttcagATGTCTGACTTAATGTCATTGTGGAAAAATGAAGgagctaaacaaacaaaaaagaagaagagcgCAACATTATGAAAAAAAGTATTTCACAACTGAtgaaatgttttttgtttgtttaattaattGCCAAATTTTATGTAATCCATCAAAACAAAGTAAGAACTCATGTGCCAAACCTGTACCTTGCAAATGCATCACTCGAGGAGCtagcttttgtctgtctttcacaTTGCAGGCAGGTGCAAAGAGGTGGTTTCATTCAACCTATCTGACATAGGGGAGGGTATCCGAGAGGTGGTTATCAAAGACTGGTGAGTTTAACATGATTTTGAACAATTTGTTTCAACTCTTACGTTGCTTAATTCTTTTGCTCTTTCACAAATAATTGTATCAGAAATCTATGTTGAGCATATGGACCAGCAGCTCCGAGTTACCATTTACTTTCTTGTATTTTTAGATCTAAGATGTCCACTTGTAAAATATGTGAAAGTGTAGATCTGTTTTGGTTAGCTTACTTTGCTGGCAGAAATTAGTCTGAAGTTTTGCATGTTTAAATTGTACAATGTAGGGCTATCTGATTTATTTTAAGTGGCATGAATTATTCTGTATACATGTTGTCTTCCAGTGGAGATAGGCCACTTTAGCAATAAGGAGAAATGATCAGCCTTCTTCTTGATAGAAATGATATTACATCCTGAGTCATTATCCATAACGCAGGTTTGTTAAGGAGGGGGATGTGGTCGCACAGTTTGATCCGATCTGTGAGGTGCAAAGCGACAAGGCCTCCGTCACCATCACCAGCCGTTATGACGGCCTCGTTAAGAAGATTCATTATGAGGTGGAGGACACAGCTCTGGTTGGAAAGCCCCTAGTCGACATCGAAGTAGAGTCTACTGCAGGTATGCACATTTTTTCTAATTAATATTCTTTGAGAATGTGAATGAACAGCAAGCAAAGATCAATATAtacgtatatatatgtatgtaataACTTTTGCTTTTTCAAAGAAGCATAATTATGTATTATGCTGGAATTGAACAACTAGTAACTTATGATACTTTCTGTAGACGCAAAGGAGGAAGATGTCTTCGATCCACCCAGGAAGGACGAAACAGCACCCCTTGGTTCTACCCAGTCGCACGCTGTACCGTCACAAACCATTCGTGGCAACAAGGTGCTTGCGACCCCAGCTGTACGGAGACTGGCCATGGAgcataaggtgtgtgtgtgtgtgtgtgtgtgcttgtgcagCACTAGTGTGCCAGGAGGCCATCCCTCGCATCCAAGCATGAGCACGATAAAGATCCTAATTTCACAGCGAAAGTATTGGGCTTGgaaaacatgaacacacacatggAGAAAAAAAGGGTAGCTgtatatggcagctcgctttccccagggaaaAAGCATCCCAAATTTCCATGAAGGCAATCTCACAGGACTTAATTATATTACCTTGCCTTACCTTACCTTGCCTTATTTCTGTGGAatgtcggtctgtctgactgactgtctgtgcAAGCCAATCAGGCTAGCtggctctctctatctctgcatgctgtctctgtctctcactcatCCAACCTGTTTGCTCATTCGTTTTACAGCATCAAAACGGAGAATACATCTGAATGCTGTTGTTGGTTTACAGATTGACCTGAACCAAGTGGAAGGGACTGGGAAAGATGGTCGCGTACTGAAAGAAGACATCCTGTTTTATCTGGACAACATGGCAGCCAGAAGTCAAGGTAATCACCCAAACAGAAGAAATTGAAAACTATGGGTGTGGAGTTTTGCTCAGGCTGTGGGATGAGGTAGAAGTTTAAAAGGTCCGAGTGCTTGCTTGCTAATCTGTTTTTGTGCAATCACAGAAGAACAGGAAGCGTTTTAAAGAATTTAGGCGAGTGTTTGACTGAGGAGACAAAGACAATGAAAACAAGAGCGCATGTCAACTAAGTCATATTTGTTGTTCTTTATCTTTCATGTTATCACTGACTTGCAACTTCACTCGCTATTTCACCCACTTCTCTTTCTCCATCACAGAGGTGAGCAGAAGTTCTCCCCAGGCGCCAAGtcaacctcccccaccccccagaCAAGAGGTGCGACCCCCACCTCCCTCAACAGTCTCCAGGTCAACTTCTCCTCCCATAGCTCCTCGCGTGTCAGCCCCAGTGGGTAAAGATCGCACGGAACCAATCAAGGGCATCCAACAAGCCATGGTGAAAACAATGTCGGCAGCTCTGCAGATTCCGGCGTTCGGGTATTATGATGAAATTGACCTAACTCAGCTTGTCAGGATCAGAAGCAAATTGAAAGCCATCGGTCAGGAGCGTGGAGTTCAAATCTCCTACATGCCAGTGTTCTTGAAGGTGAGATGATGTGGTGGGTTGTGAGGATGAATTGTCAATGATGAAGTTAGCAACATTATAAGATCagctggactgggtggccgagtggtaacgcacttgcgctcggaagcgagaggttgcgagttcgaccctgggtcagggcgttagcaattttctcccccctttcctaacctaggtggtgggttcaagtgctagtctttcggatgagacaaaaaaccgaggtcccttcgttgtacactacattggggtgtgcacgttaaagatcccacgattgacaaaagggtccttcctggcaaaattgtgtaggcatagataaaaatgtccaccaaaatacccgtgtgacttggaataataggccgtgaaaagtaggatatgcgccgaaatggctgcaatctgctggccgatgtgaatgcgtgatgtattgtgtacaaaaattccatctcacacggcaataataaataaatccctgcgccttgaatatgtgcgcgatataaattgcatataaaaaaataaaaaataaattaaataactaaaaaaatccctgcgcttagaactgtacccacggaatacgcgcgatataagcctcatattgattgattgattgagttgaTAGGCGTGACAGGCGCGAttgcttggtggtaagacgccagcctccaaagcggaaggtcgtgggttcgaatcctggccgcgcctggtgggttaaggtggagatttttccgatctcccaggtcaacttatgtgcagacctgctagtgccttatcccccttcgtgtgtacacgcaagcacaagaccaagtgcgtacggagagatcctgtaatccgtgtcagagttcggtgggttatagaaacacgaaaatatacCCAGCGTGCTTccttcgaaagcggcgtatggctgcctaatggcggggtaaaagtGGTCACgtaaaaaaaatccactcgtgcaaaaacacgagtgtgcgtgggagtttcagcccacgaacgcagaagttGATAGGCAGGTTTTGATGCGTTAAAGACAATTTTCCATTTACTGCGCTCGTttcaatggacaataaagtgtatttGATTGTTATTTGGTGATAAATTGGTCCCCCAGCTCCCTGTCTTTGTCTTcttcctttgtactggaaacttgcattctgcCAGTagaggtaatacattgtactacgttgcaagaccctggagcaaatttttgattagtgcttttgtgaacaagaaacaattgacaagtggctttatcccatctcccccctttccccgtcgcgatataaccttcgtggttgaaaacgacgttaaacaccaaataaagaaagaaagttcttCAAGTTCAGTGTATGTCTCTTCGATGTATGTATGCATATGTCTTGGATTGAGTATGAGTTAATCTGGGACTGGATGATTTGGTCTTCAGCAGATTAACTCATCATTTTCATTTATTTagctttgattttttgttttctcgtttaactttctttgtttatttgctgTCTCCTCCTGTCTTAGATCATACTGTCTTACTTTCTTGATTTTGCTTCTGTTGCTGTTTTTTCCTGTATTTCCAAGGTTTCTTATTGTGTCATTCCTTGCCAATTTCTTTGTGTTTCTTTCATACTTATGACATTCATAAGTTGACTTAATTGTTCTTCAGTTTTACTTCATTTTTTAATGTCCTTCTCGTGCTCTTTGTTCTCTCtttaattctttctttttctctgttttctctGTTCTCTTCTTTTGCAGGCTGCTTCTCTGGCTCTCCACCAGTTTCCTGTTCTCAACGCATCTCTAGATGACAAGTGCCAGAACATCACTTACAAGGTCAATTTCCCCCTGGATTTTAGCCTTGAGATCTTTTCTCAGGTGTCCATTAAAATCTATTTGAAATTTGTTCTAGTTATTGCTGTGAGTTGTGTGTTCTCCTCTCAGGTTTAGAGTAAGTTGACAGGTTGAAATTCAGAATAACttaatttttgaattttttggTAGTAGTTGAGTGGTAATGTCAAGTCGTGTCTAATATTTTGATGAATAGTTTTGATTTTTATTCTGAACTACGGATTAAAAGGTAACCTTGACATTTGTTTCTTCAATATATTTTCTTCATTTTGCTTAGAAAATGTACATTGTACTTACCTTAAAGTACATTGAGGACATCATTCATACTTGCATGTGTTTATAAGCAACACAATATTCCATTGATATCAGAAAAGTTTCTTACTTATTTATACAGGCATCTCACAATATTGGCGTTGCTATGGATACACCCTCCGGCCTGCTGGTACCAAAGGTGAAAAACGTTCAgtcgctctctgtctttgaGATTGCATCCGAACTGATGCGCCTACAGTCTCTGGGGTCAGCTGGCAAACTGGGCACAACGGACATCACCGGTGGAACCTTTTCTCTTTCCAATATTGGATCGGTCAGTCTTTAGAATTGTTCGTTTTGAGACTCGTGCAGGCTAGGTTGGTTTTACAGTGGTGCTTGTTATGAGGATACACCCTTGGGGACAGGTCGAAAGTCCCTATACATTGCAGGCGTCCTCTCATAATAGATATATAATAGATATATAATT is from Littorina saxatilis isolate snail1 linkage group LG5, US_GU_Lsax_2.0, whole genome shotgun sequence and encodes:
- the LOC138966845 gene encoding lipoamide acyltransferase component of branched-chain alpha-keto acid dehydrogenase complex, mitochondrial-like, translated to MATFISRRALQSIVRRIRSSAHGRTKRQPVICAAVQSTNSQGVLLTCFHGNPYVYVHSHLFHTSAGRCKEVVSFNLSDIGEGIREVVIKDWFVKEGDVVAQFDPICEVQSDKASVTITSRYDGLVKKIHYEVEDTALVGKPLVDIEVESTADAKEEDVFDPPRKDETAPLGSTQSHAVPSQTIRGNKVLATPAVRRLAMEHKIDLNQVEGTGKDGRVLKEDILFYLDNMAARSQEVSRSSPQAPSQPPPPPRQEVRPPPPSTVSRSTSPPIAPRVSAPVGKDRTEPIKGIQQAMVKTMSAALQIPAFGYYDEIDLTQLVRIRSKLKAIGQERGVQISYMPVFLKAASLALHQFPVLNASLDDKCQNITYKASHNIGVAMDTPSGLLVPKVKNVQSLSVFEIASELMRLQSLGSAGKLGTTDITGGTFSLSNIGSIGGTYARPVILPPEVFIGALGKIQVLPRFDDKGEVTKAHIMNVSWTADHRVIDGATVARFSNLWKSYLEDPATLILDLK